In Fimbriimonadaceae bacterium, the DNA window GCGACGTTCAACCGTCAGTTCCGCAACCCGTTCCGGGGCGGTTCGCAGACCGGCCTGCCGAGCGTGGCCGACGTCGCGCTGATCCTGGAACTTCCGCTGGAGCCGACCGCCTTCTTGGCCGGTGCGTCGGTGGACTCGGAAGGGGTGGCCCCGGCGGTGAAGGTGTATCCGATGGCGATCAAGGAGTTTTGGCGCTACCGGCTGATGAAGGGCAGTCTGGCCGACTGCATCGCCCGCACCAACGGCACCCAGGTCGACACGGCCAAGGCTCCGTCGGGCGGCATCTCGATCGGCTTTGCCGACGGCCACGCCAAGTTCCTGACGGCGGGCGACTTCTTGGGTAAGACGCCGAGTAAGTCGGAGTACCTGGGCGTGGACGCGAGCAGCCCCACGGCGGGTTGGACGTACCCGACCAATGCGGAGTGCGCCCTGGGGACGACCTCGACCGGCAACTTCGGCATCACCGCGCCGAACATCAACATCAACTACCCGATGTGGGCCCTCGGCGAATGAAGGCGTGGGCTCTGGCATCCGTGGCGGTCGTGGCTTTGGTCGGCTGTCAGCCGACCGAGGTCACCCCTGACCAAGCCAAGGCGATCGCGGCCGAGTCGACTCCGGCCAAGTTCGACGAGGAAATGAAAAGGCAGGGCAAGGGCGCCGAACTGGAAGAGGCGAAGAAGAGGGAAGCGGAGTACCTCAATGCGGGACGCCAAGGCAGTGGCGGCAAGTCCGACACGCCCAACGACCCCAACGCCAACCCATGAGCGAGCATCGGGACGGGGGGCGCTTGGGCGCCCCTTGTCTCGAATCAGGGCGTGATCCGGGCCCCTAGGCTTTATACTGGAGTCTCATGAAGCTTGTCGTGTGCGTCATCCACTGCCGAGACAAGGGCCGGCTGACGGACGAACTCGTCAAACAGGGGTTCAAGTTCACCGTGATCGGGTCCAGCGGCGGCTTTTTGCGCGAGGGCAACGCGACGCTTCTGATCGGCACCGAGGACAGCGAGGTGCCCCGGCTCAAGTCGGTGATCCAGGCCAACTGCCAGTCCCGCGAGCAGCTGGTCAACGTGATGCCGTTTGAGAGTGCGCCCCCGGGCGCCTTCATCCCGAGCCCGGTCAACGTGCCGGTGGGAGGGGCGGTCGTCTTTGTCATCGACGTCCATGAGTTCGTCCGTTTCTGAGCCGGTGGCGGGGGCGGCGGCACGGGTCGCGGCCAGACTTGCCGCCGCTCCGCCAGGGCCGCAGGTGGTGCTCTTCTACGGCGAGGCAGGCGGCACGGCCCCTCGACTGGCCGCGGAGTTGGCCGCGGCTTGGCTGTGCCCGAACAGCGACGCCTTGGGCGGTTGCGGAGACTGTGCGGTCTGCCGGGCATTCGCGGCCGGGCGCGCGGTGGACTTCCAGCACATCGTCCCCTATGGCGCGGGCCGGTTCATCCGGCTGGGGGCGGTCCACTACGTCCCCAACGAGCCCGACCCCAAGTTCACCGGCATACCGACCATCGACTTCTTCCGTACCCGGCCTCTGATCGCCCCGACGAAGGTCGTTTGGTTCGACCCGGCCGACCGGTTCAACCTTGACTCGGGGAACGCGTTGCTGAAGTCGCTGGAGGAACTGCCCGCCTACGCCCGTGTCGTGATGACGACGGACGACCTGGGTCGGGTCATGCCGACGGTCCGGTCACGGTGCCTGTGCGTCGCCTGTGAACTCCCGGCCGACCTTGAGGCCGTGGCCGGGCCGCTGAGTGACGCGGAGCGGGCCTTTGCCCGGACGCGAGGCGACCTGGAACGGGTCCGCAAGTCTCCCGCCGCCTATGATGCGCTCCACGACCTGTTCCTCCGGACCCTTCAGAGTCCGGTGGGGGCCGCCCCTGCCCTGGCGGAGGAGGCCCGCGACATCGCGGCCAAACTGGCCGAAGGGTCGGGCGACGGCATCAGGCCTGCCCAACTGGTGGTGCTGGAGCTCTTGGCCACTTGGTGGGCGCGGCATAGGCCGGAGGACCCCGGTAAGACCGCGGCGGTCATCGAGGCCCACCGCCTCGTCGGCGGCAACATCAACGCCGGCGCGGTCTTCGACATGGTTTTTGCCCAACTTCTGGTTTAATGTGGGAACGAGCGGCACGCCTGGTGCCGTAATGGGTCACAAGAGGATTCTTATGATTGCTTCGTGGGTGAGAACGTTTGTGCAGGGAAGGGAGGACCGTCGCCCTCTGTTTGAACGACTCATGACCGAATCTTATCGGCAGGCGTACAACATGGCGTTGCGCCTGTGCGGGAGCTCCACGGAAGCCGAAGACCTCGTCCAAGAAACTTACGTACGTGCCTACCGGTTCTTCTACCGCTATGACGAGGGCCTGCCGTTCGTCAGTTGGCTGTACCGGATCATGGTGAACATCCACATTGACGACGTCCGCCGCCGGCAACGCCTGCGGACGGTGAGCCTGGACCAAGGCTCCAATGTCGGTTCGGCCTGGGAGATCAGCGACAACACGTCGCTGGCGGACGCCTCTCTGATGGAGACCACGCTCGAAGAACCGCTTCAACTGGGTCTCAAGTCGATGAACCCCGAGTTCCGCACCGCGGTCGTCCTAGCCGACGTCGAAGGCATGTCCTACGAAGAGATCGCCGAGATCATGGACACGTCGGTCGGCACCGTGCGTTCACGGATCCACCGGGGCCGCCGACAATTGAAGGAGTACCTGGAACGGCTCTATCCCGGCCAGTACGAGGTGACGGCATGAACTGCACCCGCGTGCGCTCCCTCCTGTCCGCTTTTCTCGACCGCGAACTCGGCGGCGACCAAATGATCGAGGTGCAGCAGCACCTGCGCTCGTGCACCCCGTGCTCGGACGAACTTGAGTCGCTCCGACGGATCAAGCAGGCGTTGTCCGCCTCGCCGGTCGTCGAGCCGAGCGAAGACCTTGTCCGCCGGACCCACGCCGCCGTGTTCTCCACGCGCCAGAAACGGGCGGCCAAGAGCCCGGTCCCCGGCCTGGTCGCGATGGCGTCGGCCCTCGTCGCCGCGTTCCTCGCTGTCTCCGCCGCTCAGAACACGCCTCACAGCACTGCCGCGGCGCCCGAAATCCGGGCCGCCGAAGCCAGGGTCAGTCCGATGGTCGTGTCTGGCTCTGACCCGTTCGGAGGCTATGCGCCGACTATCCCGGCGTCTGTCCGTCGCGATTAGCTCGGCATTGGCCGTCTCCCTGATGTCGGCCGTGCCCCGTCCGGCTGAAGGGAAGCAGCCATGGACCGATGACAAGGCGACCGAGATCCTCCGCCGGTTCTACGAAGTCCCGTTCGGGGCAAACGTCGTCACCATCCAACGACGGCGGAGCCCGGTGAACCGGTCGACGTTCCTCGCCCACGTCGAGTCCAGCATGGGGGTCGGTGCCAAGATCACGATCCTCGAACCGATCAGTGTCCAGGGCATGCAGTACATCGACAACGGGGACGTCTTGCGCTCCTACCTGCCCGACCTGAACACGGTCTACACCCAGCCCTCGCCGCAAAGGCTGAGGATGGGCCAGGAGGAACGGATGGCCGCGATCAAGGCCAACTACCGGGTCCGCCTGCTCGACCCGACCGAGGTGGCCCGGCGCCGGGCCGACGTCGTGGAGTTGCGGCCGCGGAACCCCCGGATGCCCGTGCGGCGGATGACGATCGACGCGAAGGAGGCGTTCCTCCTGCGGTCGGAGGTCATCGACGAGGACACGGTCAAATGGGTCGACACGATCAAGGTGACCTTCTACAGCGACCGGTTGCCGCCGTTCAGCTTCCACGAGCCCCGCGACGTCGTCCGGCGCGAGTCGTTTGTCAAAATCGTCAAAGACGGCAAATTCGCCATGGCCCTCCTCGGATTCGAACCGAGACTTCCCAAGAGGTTGCCGTTCGGGCTCAAAGTCGTGGCCCAGCAGGTCAGCGGGTCGGAGAGCAACCCGGTCTTCTCGGTGGTGCTGTCCGACGGAGTGGCCACCGTGACGGTTTCTCAATGGAACACGAGAAAGTCCAAGGAGGACGGCAATGAACGGCCGATGGCGGTCGACGCCTATGGGATCGGGTTCACGGCCTACGGCGACACTCCGGACGACGTCCTCCAAGAGGTCGCGCGAACCTTTGGCGACCAGTTTTCGGGCCAATGACCTGGGCCTGGGAACGGGCGTCAGGGCGAATCCGGTTGGAAATGATTGCGGAAGCGGGTGTTCACCCGCATGAGTCCAGATAAAGGAAGAGACGAAAGATGAGCGCGTGGAAGAAAACCTTGGGAATGCCGGCGACCTGGATCGCCGCCGGCGCCTTGATCATCGGCGGCGTCGCCGTCGCCAACAACATCAAGAACACATCGTTGCCGATGTCCCATGGCCCCGTCTTGGCCGTCCAGCCGGCCGGGTTGCCCAGTTCTGAGGGCGCCAGCGCCCTCCACCAGATCGACCAAGCCCTCAGCGACGTGGCCGACCAGGCGGCGAAGGGCGTGGTGTTCGTGCGGGTCAGCGACGGTCGCGGCGCCAGCGAAGGGTCGGGGTTTGTCTATCGCGCCGACGGGTGGATCGTCACCAACGACCATGTGGTCGGCCCGAGCGACGAGGCGACCATCACCCTCCATGACGGTCGCGAGTTCAAGGGCAAGGTCATCCATGCGAACGACCCCCAACTCGACCTCGCCGTCGTCAAGATCGACGCTAAAGACCTGACCCCGCTGGTCATCGCCGACAGCCGGCTCGTCCGGCCGGGCCAGTTTGCCATCGCGGTCGGTTCTCCATTCGGCTTGAACGACACCGTGACCATTGGACACATCAGTGGCCTTGACCGAGGAGGCGGTGTCACCGACCCGCGCTTCGGCCGCCGTGGCTATGTCGGCATGATTCAGACCGACGCGGCGATCAATCCGGGCAACAGTGGAGGGCCCCTCCTGAACATCGACGGCCAAGTCGTCGGCGTCAACACCACGATCTTCACCCAGCCGGGCTCGACCATGTTCGGTGGCACGGGCGGCAGCATTGGGATCGGCTTCGCGATCAGCAGCGACGTCGTCCAGGTCGTCGCCGACGAGCTGATCGCCAACGGCAAGTACACCCGCGGCTTCTTTGGCGCGATCCCCATGGACGTCAAGCCCTACAAGTTGAAGGAGATGGGCCTGGAAGGCGGAGCGGTCTTGCAGTCGGTGAGCGCGGGCGGGCCGGCCGAGAAGGCGGGTCTGCGCGAAGACGACGTCATCACCGAACTCGACGGCCGCAAGATGATGAACAACTTGGACGTCCGCACCGAGCTGTACAAGAAGTCACCGGGCGATTCGGTGACGGTGAAGTACCGCCGAGGATCGGAGACCAAGTCGGCTGAGATCAAGCTCGCCGGCGTCCCCACCGGCCCGGCCGCCCAGGTGCAGACCACACCAAGAAGTCTCCCCGACCCGTTCGCGGACGACGGCCCGGACTTCTTCTCGCCAAAGCAGGACGAGGCCCCGAGCGACCACAGCGGCTCGCCGAAGATCGGCGTCAGCGTCCAAGCCCTCGACGACGCGATGCGCAAGCAGTTCTCGGTTCCGGACAGCGGCAAGGGAGTCGTGGTCGTCTCGGTCGAGCCGCGGACATTCGCCTCGCGCATCGGGATGCGCGCCGGCGACGTGCTGCAGACCATCAACGGCAAGGCGGTCAATTCGATCGACGACATCCGGTCGGCGATGAAAGGCATGAAGTGGGGCGACAAGATCGCGATCGTGTACACCCGCTACACGAACCGCGTGTCCCAGACCTACTCGGTCGACATGCCCTTGCAGTAAGCGCCCGGTGTGACCTGAGTGCCCCGGCCACCCTCGGTGGCCGGGGTCTTTTCCGTTTAGGGGCGGGGCAGACAGTCCGTGCAGGTGCCGAGAACTTCCACGCGTATGGACTCCACGACGAACCCGGCGAGTCCCGACTGGGCCTCCAGTTCGTCAGAACTGGACTGGCTGACCGGGAGCTCCTCGACCCGGCCACATGACGTGCAGATCAGGTGCTCGCAACCGTGTTCGTGCTTTTCGTCGAGGCGACACGGCGAATAGGCGTCGACTGTGCCGATATGGTGGACCAGACCAAGGGTTTGGAGGGTGCTGAGGATGCGATAGACGCTCACGACATCGAGCTTTCCGCCCGCCGCAGCGACCTCGGCATGGATCCCGTTGGGGGTCAAGGGGCGTCCGGCCCGGGCAAGGGCCCGGACGACGGCCTGTCGCGGCATCGTGATGCGGTGGCCTGCTTCTTTGAGCTTTGACAGGGCAAAAGCCTCGAAATCAGGACGCTCGGCCATGCTTTGTCTACCAGGGTACCGGTTTTGACCGGTGTTTTTTGCCCTGGGCCTTGCGCGGGCCGAAAACCCTCGTTCAAACTAGCGCTGAACCAGGCATCCTTGCCAGGTTCATTCGAACCAGGGTTAGACCGCCCGGACAGGCGAATCTCAATTCTGGAAAGATGCTGGAGGAATCGATGCAGTTTTACAACTTGAAGACGCGCTCCCATGTCGACGTTCCGGACTCAGACGTGAAGAAGAAGAAAATGGTGCGCAAGACGAAGAACGGCGAGCAGACTCGCTATGCGCTCCTGGCCGACTATCAGGGCAGTACCCTGTACCGCTTCGTCAACGAGGCGACCTACAAGGCGACCAACGCCAAGGAGATTTGAACCACAACCGGGTGCATTGCGCCCGCGACCTCAAGGGCCCCGGGCTGATCCAGCACGGGGCCCTTGCCAATACTAGGGGTGTGAACAATCGCGGCGGTGCCGCGTCACTTGAGACATGGAGCCCTTGACCGAGAAACAAAAGGTCGCCCACCTGCTGAGGCGGTTTGGCCTTGGTGCCAGCGAAGCCGAGGTCGATTATTACGGCCGCGACGGCCTGAAGGGCGCGATCGACCGACTCCTTGACTTCCAGTCGGTCGACGAGGGGTTTGAGACGTCGATCGACCCCTTCCGAAACGACAAGAAGCTGATCAACCCGAAGTCTGTCCAGGCCTGGCTGTACGCCCGTCTCCTCGCCACCAAGCGTCCTCTGGAGCAAAAGCTCGTCGTCTTCTGGCACAACCACTTCGCGACCAGCGCCCAGAAAGTCGACAGCGCGGAGGCCATGGTCCAACATGTCAACACGCTCCGGGCCAACTGCGCGGGTCGATTTGAAGACTTGCTCCTTGCCATCAGCAAAGACCCGGCGATGCTCTATTGGCTCGACAACTGCCTCAATGTGAAGGGCAAGCCAAACGAGAACTTCGCCCGAGAAGTGATGGAGCTGTTCACCCTGGGCGTGGGGAACTACACCGAGAAGGACATTCAAGAGGCGGCCCGAGCTTTCACGGGCTGGACGATGGGGATCCAGCGGAACGGCCGCGTCATCCCGACACAGAGACTGCCACGCCAGCCAAGCCAGTTCGTCTATGTCTTGCGCCAACACGACGACGGGCAAAAGTCTGTCTTGGGAAGCCGAGGCACGTTCAACGGCGACGACGTTGTCGGACTGCTTTGTGGCAAGGAGCGGACGGCCCAGTTCATCGCCCACAAGTTCATCGAGTGGTTCGCCTTCGAGGACCCCGACCCGGCCTACGTCAGCCGTGTCGCCACCAAGTTCAGGTCCAGCGGTCTGGACATCAAGGTACTCGCGCGCGCCGTGATGGAGAGTGACGAGTTTTACTCGCCCAAGAGCGTCCGGAAGCTGATCAAGAACCCCATTGACTTCAGCATCGACGCGGCACGGCAGCTGGGGATGGGCCAGACGGTCGCCGCCGCCCTCGGCCAAGACATGCCGCCGGGCCGCCGCGGCGCCGTGCCGGTCCTCCTGGCCCGGGCCACCAAGAACATGGGTATGGAACTGCTCTACCCGCCCGACGTCTCGGGTTGGAAGACAGGTGAGGCGTGGATTTCCACGGCGACCATGGTCGAGCGGATCAAACTGGCCGACTCGTTCTTTGGCGGGTACCAGGTGGCCAATGGCAAGGCCGCGTTCCGGCCTGCCGCTTACCGGGCGATGCCGCTCTTTGAGGAAGACCCGACGCCGTCTGGGGCGGTGAAGAAGCTGGTGTCGATCTTTGACGCGACGTTTGACGCGAACAAACTCCGGCAACTCACCGTCGCCGCCTCGGACGCGGCGGGCAACGGGCCGGTGACGGCCCGCAACGCCAATATGGTCGCCCAGGCGGTCTCTCGGCTGATCTTTGGGTCGCCTGAGTTCCAGTTTGCCTAGAGTTGGGCCGAGAAAGGACTGGCGACCGCAATAGCCCCGACTTGGGTGGCCAAGTTGAACCATTCGCCGCCTACCCGTGGTATCTAGGAAGGGTAGGCGACCGATGGACGACCTTGAATTGGAACCGCTGGGCGAGGACATGTTCCTCAACACCGAGCGGAGGTGCCCGGTCGTGCTGCTCCAGGACACGTCGAGTTCCATGCGGCCCGTCATCGACCAGGTGAACCAGGGCCTCCAAGACATGAAGGCCGAGTTGGCTCTGGACCCCTTGGCGAGCCAAAGGGTCGAGATCGCCATCGTGACGTTCGGCCCGGTGGCTTTGGTGCAAGACTTCGTGACGGTCGACCAATGGTTCCCGCCCCGGCTAAAGTCGGGCGGCAACACCCCGCTGGGAGGCGCGACGCGGTTCGCCCTCGACCAACTGCGCCTTCGCAAGAGCGCCTACCGCGAGGCCGGAGTCCCCTACTACCGTCCTTGGATCTGGCTGGTCACCGACGGGGCCCCGACGGACGATTGGCGGGAAGCAGTGGACGAGGCCCAGGCCGAGGTGAGGCGGGGAGGCCTCGAACTCTTCACCGTCGGCACGGAGAACGCGGACTTCAACGTCCTGCGGCAGATCAGCTCGCCGCGTGCGCCGGTCCGGCTGCGCCAGGCCCGCTACCGCGACATGTTTGTCTGGCTTTCGCAGTCATTACGTCCCGTCAGCAAATCCGAGCCGGGGTCGGCCCTGAACTTACCCAGCCCCGCCGCGTGGGGCGAGATCGAGACGTGAACCATGCCGTGGGTGTACGCCGCCGCCAGCCGGGCCGGGGCCGTCCATGGGGAGGGCCATGCGGGTGACGACGCCTTTGCCGCGGCGGTCGTGGGCGACGTGCTGGTCGCGGCGGTGGCCGACGGGGCCGGAGGGGCCCGGCACGGCGGCCTCGGGGCGCGCACGGCGGTCCAGGCGTTCCTGACCGCCGCACCGGTCGTACCGGAGAGCCGGTTGGTCGACGTCGTCAAGACGTCCCTGTGCCACGCGGCAAACCTCCATGGCTGTCCGGTCGGCGATCTGGCCACCACCCTCGTCGCCGTGGTCGCCGGCCCCATGAAATCGCTGTTCCTGCAGGTCGGTGACGGCGCTTCGGTTTGCCGTCCCGCCGGTGAAGAGGCGTTTCGGACGGTCATTTGGCCCCAGTTCAGCGAGTTCGTCAACACAACGACGTTTGTGACCGACGACGCGGCGGTGGCCCGCTCCCAGCAGACGAGGCTTGCCTGCCCGGTGCACGACATATGCCTCACGACGGACGGCCTCCAGTACCTCGTCCTTGACTTCAAGAACAAACAGCCTCACCAGCCGTTCTTCCAGTCCGTGTGCCGCCGGATCGGCGTCGAGGTGCATGAGGGAGAAGACCGCCGGGCCTCCCAGTGGATCGGCGACATGCTGACGAGCGCACCGGTGACGACGAAGACCGACGACGACACGACCCTCTTGGTGGCGAGGTGGCGCGAGTGAGCCTGTTGTTCGATGACGGCGGTGCCCCCCTTGAACTCCATGCCCGTGTCGGCGAAGGCGGCGAGGCGACCGTGCGGCACGTGGCGGGTCGGGACGGGGTGCTGGCCAAGGTCTATAAGGACGCTGACGACTTGGACCAGCACGTGCGCAAAGTCGTCGCCTTGGTCGCCATGGCCTCTTCTGGACTAGAGAAGGTGGCGGTTTGGCCACGTCAGTTGGTGGTGGACTCGTCCGGACAAGCGGTCGGCTTCCTGATGGAGCACTTGAAGGGGTGGACGCCGCTCTTCAGCGTGTACCAGACGCGGTCACGACTCCGTCAGATGCCCCAGGGAGACTGGGGGTTTCTAGTACGGGTCGCGCGGAACCTGGCCACGGCGGTGGCCACCGTCCATCGCGCGGGCCTCGTCATCGGCGACCTGAACG includes these proteins:
- a CDS encoding prepilin-type N-terminal cleavage/methylation domain-containing protein, whose product is MKKAFTLIELLVVIAIIAILAAILFPVFAQAKVAAKKTSGISNVKQLAVGVQIYMGDYDDMFPRNDDCIDKSSLNGELNSNPFPPNGIGVGCTTSRYYYRANHFSWQKWIMPYVKNVSIFENPMRVKDPTQWANNGQLVYGWVLNGGITGSLDTYNRSATFNRQFRNPFRGGSQTGLPSVADVALILELPLEPTAFLAGASVDSEGVAPAVKVYPMAIKEFWRYRLMKGSLADCIARTNGTQVDTAKAPSGGISIGFADGHAKFLTAGDFLGKTPSKSEYLGVDASSPTAGWTYPTNAECALGTTSTGNFGITAPNININYPMWALGE
- a CDS encoding cyclic-di-AMP receptor; the encoded protein is MKLVVCVIHCRDKGRLTDELVKQGFKFTVIGSSGGFLREGNATLLIGTEDSEVPRLKSVIQANCQSREQLVNVMPFESAPPGAFIPSPVNVPVGGAVVFVIDVHEFVRF
- a CDS encoding sigma-70 family RNA polymerase sigma factor — encoded protein: MRTFVQGREDRRPLFERLMTESYRQAYNMALRLCGSSTEAEDLVQETYVRAYRFFYRYDEGLPFVSWLYRIMVNIHIDDVRRRQRLRTVSLDQGSNVGSAWEISDNTSLADASLMETTLEEPLQLGLKSMNPEFRTAVVLADVEGMSYEEIAEIMDTSVGTVRSRIHRGRRQLKEYLERLYPGQYEVTA
- a CDS encoding zf-HC2 domain-containing protein — encoded protein: MNCTRVRSLLSAFLDRELGGDQMIEVQQHLRSCTPCSDELESLRRIKQALSASPVVEPSEDLVRRTHAAVFSTRQKRAAKSPVPGLVAMASALVAAFLAVSAAQNTPHSTAAAPEIRAAEARVSPMVVSGSDPFGGYAPTIPASVRRD
- a CDS encoding trypsin-like peptidase domain-containing protein — its product is MSAWKKTLGMPATWIAAGALIIGGVAVANNIKNTSLPMSHGPVLAVQPAGLPSSEGASALHQIDQALSDVADQAAKGVVFVRVSDGRGASEGSGFVYRADGWIVTNDHVVGPSDEATITLHDGREFKGKVIHANDPQLDLAVVKIDAKDLTPLVIADSRLVRPGQFAIAVGSPFGLNDTVTIGHISGLDRGGGVTDPRFGRRGYVGMIQTDAAINPGNSGGPLLNIDGQVVGVNTTIFTQPGSTMFGGTGGSIGIGFAISSDVVQVVADELIANGKYTRGFFGAIPMDVKPYKLKEMGLEGGAVLQSVSAGGPAEKAGLREDDVITELDGRKMMNNLDVRTELYKKSPGDSVTVKYRRGSETKSAEIKLAGVPTGPAAQVQTTPRSLPDPFADDGPDFFSPKQDEAPSDHSGSPKIGVSVQALDDAMRKQFSVPDSGKGVVVVSVEPRTFASRIGMRAGDVLQTINGKAVNSIDDIRSAMKGMKWGDKIAIVYTRYTNRVSQTYSVDMPLQ
- a CDS encoding transcriptional repressor, encoding MAERPDFEAFALSKLKEAGHRITMPRQAVVRALARAGRPLTPNGIHAEVAAAGGKLDVVSVYRILSTLQTLGLVHHIGTVDAYSPCRLDEKHEHGCEHLICTSCGRVEELPVSQSSSDELEAQSGLAGFVVESIRVEVLGTCTDCLPRP
- a CDS encoding DUF1800 domain-containing protein, translated to MEPLTEKQKVAHLLRRFGLGASEAEVDYYGRDGLKGAIDRLLDFQSVDEGFETSIDPFRNDKKLINPKSVQAWLYARLLATKRPLEQKLVVFWHNHFATSAQKVDSAEAMVQHVNTLRANCAGRFEDLLLAISKDPAMLYWLDNCLNVKGKPNENFAREVMELFTLGVGNYTEKDIQEAARAFTGWTMGIQRNGRVIPTQRLPRQPSQFVYVLRQHDDGQKSVLGSRGTFNGDDVVGLLCGKERTAQFIAHKFIEWFAFEDPDPAYVSRVATKFRSSGLDIKVLARAVMESDEFYSPKSVRKLIKNPIDFSIDAARQLGMGQTVAAALGQDMPPGRRGAVPVLLARATKNMGMELLYPPDVSGWKTGEAWISTATMVERIKLADSFFGGYQVANGKAAFRPAAYRAMPLFEEDPTPSGAVKKLVSIFDATFDANKLRQLTVAASDAAGNGPVTARNANMVAQAVSRLIFGSPEFQFA
- a CDS encoding VWA domain-containing protein, with translation MDDLELEPLGEDMFLNTERRCPVVLLQDTSSSMRPVIDQVNQGLQDMKAELALDPLASQRVEIAIVTFGPVALVQDFVTVDQWFPPRLKSGGNTPLGGATRFALDQLRLRKSAYREAGVPYYRPWIWLVTDGAPTDDWREAVDEAQAEVRRGGLELFTVGTENADFNVLRQISSPRAPVRLRQARYRDMFVWLSQSLRPVSKSEPGSALNLPSPAAWGEIET
- a CDS encoding protein phosphatase 2C domain-containing protein, giving the protein MPWVYAAASRAGAVHGEGHAGDDAFAAAVVGDVLVAAVADGAGGARHGGLGARTAVQAFLTAAPVVPESRLVDVVKTSLCHAANLHGCPVGDLATTLVAVVAGPMKSLFLQVGDGASVCRPAGEEAFRTVIWPQFSEFVNTTTFVTDDAAVARSQQTRLACPVHDICLTTDGLQYLVLDFKNKQPHQPFFQSVCRRIGVEVHEGEDRRASQWIGDMLTSAPVTTKTDDDTTLLVARWRE